Proteins from a single region of Desulfolutivibrio sulfoxidireducens:
- a CDS encoding 4Fe-4S dicluster domain-containing protein has protein sequence MTAKRKKAYKVVVYPDWCKGCGICAAFCPKKVLAIDHQGKAVVEHEGNCINCGFCELHCPDFAIVVLPMGEDGRPETALPDDPDRPAPSPTPENPANPQAT, from the coding sequence ATGACCGCGAAACGAAAAAAGGCGTACAAAGTTGTCGTCTATCCCGACTGGTGCAAGGGCTGCGGCATCTGCGCCGCCTTCTGTCCCAAGAAAGTCCTGGCCATCGACCACCAGGGCAAGGCCGTGGTGGAGCACGAGGGAAACTGCATAAATTGCGGTTTTTGTGAATTGCACTGTCCGGACTTCGCCATCGTGGTCCTGCCCATGGGCGAGGACGGACGTCCCGAGACGGCCCTCCCCGATGATCCCGACCGGCCGGCCCCCTCCCCGACCCCCGAAAATCCCGCCAATCCGCAAGCCACGTAG
- a CDS encoding 2-oxoacid:acceptor oxidoreductase family protein: MKEPVTLDRFEIRLSGLGGQGILTLGKLLGHALALGHGYYVTQTQSYGPEARGGASRADLVVSSSPISYPKTERLDLLVALSQEACNSYHHLLKPAGVLLVDTGLVRQTPTNVFLGLPFTDLALARVRVPQAMNVVVLGAVTFLLPFARREVMRKSLLATLPEKIHKVNLKAFALGFDQARKLLERPMALETREPENGRTRGDADLTEIMVED; encoded by the coding sequence ATGAAAGAGCCCGTCACGCTGGACCGTTTCGAGATACGTCTGTCCGGGCTTGGCGGCCAGGGCATCCTGACCCTGGGCAAGCTTCTGGGCCACGCCCTGGCCCTGGGCCACGGCTATTACGTCACCCAGACCCAGAGCTACGGCCCCGAGGCCCGGGGCGGGGCCAGCCGGGCCGATCTGGTGGTCAGTTCGTCCCCCATCAGCTACCCCAAGACCGAACGCCTGGACCTGCTGGTGGCCTTAAGCCAGGAGGCCTGCAACAGCTACCACCACCTGCTCAAGCCCGCGGGCGTGCTCCTGGTGGACACCGGACTGGTCAGACAGACCCCGACCAACGTCTTTCTGGGACTGCCGTTCACGGACCTGGCCCTGGCGCGGGTCAGGGTCCCCCAGGCCATGAACGTGGTGGTCCTTGGGGCCGTGACCTTCCTTCTGCCCTTCGCCCGGCGCGAGGTCATGCGCAAGAGCCTTTTGGCCACCCTGCCGGAGAAGATCCACAAGGTGAACCTCAAGGCCTTCGCCCTGGGCTTCGACCAGGCCAGAAAACTCCTGGAACGGCCCATGGCCCTGGAGACCCGGGAGCCTGAAAACGGCCGCACACGCGGCGACGCGGACCTGACCGAAATCATGGTCGAGGACTGA
- a CDS encoding 2-oxoacid:acceptor oxidoreductase subunit alpha, giving the protein MGTMQRKKRTEAFLLGNEAVAEGALLAGCTFFAGYPITPSTEIMEVMARRLPHVEHGVFLQMEDEIASAGAIIGASLAGRKAMTATSGPGFSLMQEQIGYACMTETPLVIVDVMRGGASTGLPTSPGQGDVQQARWGAHGDRPIIVFCASDVRECLEMTVTAFNYAEKYRTPVILLLDEITAHTREKIEIPAPGELPVYNRLVPTMPPEWYKPYEETVRGVPPMPPIGSGYRFHVTGLTHDPLGFPTSRPDEVKAVTERLFRKIDRFFHDIQIVDHDLTEDADTLVIAYGCVARSARLAVRQAREAGVKAGLLSLKTLFPFPRPQVEKLLRTCKLVLVPEMNMGQLSREVKRVNAGITTIRTLNRVDGQIITPSQILKEIA; this is encoded by the coding sequence ATGGGCACTATGCAGCGAAAAAAACGGACCGAGGCCTTTCTCCTGGGCAACGAGGCCGTGGCCGAGGGCGCGCTCCTGGCCGGATGCACGTTTTTCGCCGGCTATCCCATCACCCCGTCCACCGAGATCATGGAGGTCATGGCCAGACGCCTGCCCCACGTGGAACACGGGGTGTTCCTCCAGATGGAGGACGAGATCGCCTCGGCCGGGGCGATCATCGGCGCCTCCCTGGCCGGGCGCAAGGCCATGACCGCCACCTCCGGCCCGGGATTTTCGCTCATGCAGGAGCAGATCGGCTACGCCTGCATGACCGAGACCCCGCTGGTCATCGTGGACGTCATGCGCGGCGGGGCCAGCACCGGGCTTCCCACCTCGCCCGGCCAGGGCGACGTGCAGCAGGCCCGCTGGGGGGCCCACGGCGACCGCCCGATCATCGTGTTTTGTGCCTCCGACGTGCGCGAATGCCTGGAGATGACCGTCACGGCCTTCAACTACGCCGAAAAGTACCGCACCCCGGTCATCCTGCTCCTCGACGAGATCACCGCCCACACCCGGGAAAAGATCGAGATCCCCGCCCCCGGGGAACTGCCGGTCTACAACCGGCTCGTGCCCACCATGCCCCCGGAATGGTACAAGCCCTACGAGGAGACCGTGCGCGGCGTGCCGCCCATGCCGCCCATCGGCTCGGGCTACCGCTTCCACGTCACCGGCCTGACCCACGACCCCCTGGGCTTTCCCACCTCCCGCCCGGACGAGGTCAAGGCCGTCACCGAGCGCCTTTTCCGCAAGATCGACCGGTTTTTCCACGACATCCAGATCGTGGACCACGACCTGACCGAGGACGCCGACACCCTGGTCATCGCCTACGGCTGCGTGGCCCGCTCCGCCCGGCTGGCCGTGCGCCAGGCCCGGGAGGCCGGGGTCAAGGCCGGGCTCTTGTCCTTAAAGACCCTGTTCCCCTTCCCCCGGCCCCAGGTGGAGAAGCTCCTGCGGACCTGCAAGCTGGTCCTGGTACCGGAGATGAACATGGGCCAGCTCTCCCGGGAGGTCAAACGGGTCAACGCCGGCATCACCACCATCCGCACCCTCAACCGCGTCGACGGCCAGATCATCACCCCATCGCAAATACTCAAGGAAATCGCGTGA
- a CDS encoding FecR family protein, with protein sequence MITHLRGWAVAWLILLATSTLAAASDKPAGFAQAVKGQALAVRAGQSRPIEAKDPIFSGDTLATKAESSLQAIFSDGTTVALGPESLFSVDEYVNEWGQEHTLSNEVRFSYGPGVFRAVTGIIAHRNPAAFSVQTPLGAIGIRGTELGSVVSPPAEASGKPYRAVLEAAFAPGADAAGIVAVLKTAASGFTSAEAHGHLAGSAKRPLVFTDKSGKSVNMAVDQGVTVTRERGVSEAGPLPVALTVPIKSTPINTSARIPSAYKATLHDNPGSNKSDGTDRDNSSPSRSGGGSSTGAGTTGGTSGSGGSSTGAGTTGGTSGSAAAVPAPARAQPAAPRAAAVPAPARAQPAAPRAAAVPAPARAQPAAKARTASDPGPIIPAVGGINGRPRPRDVRSGALCFSSARRERGMVAARPARGGDALKLASVFRNDHTVFVCAMSATQRVSRILFLIFSVISCNMTPNYQIIFACASRCVTSSSPREGEMGDHPSVALFEKSKEMVTAYPAGVVERVGKQVVPIAFFPRGHGLWKESADVLPPFPYQGIMAVAEIFDSVEKSEEIEREYNRTNDIKCYNVGNPFWEGLQKVYNLAKGNLQNTFFTNAYMGLHVDKKKNKFQNEIKKQQHFVKQCQDFFKFQVSVQQPKLIVAIGTKVTDFLSYVSSQLECWRGKGIQGIQGDSVISNVKIGGHSCVALFILNPVFRWMNDPNRHYKNEKGIEADVLEFKDALKAAGL encoded by the coding sequence ATGATCACTCATCTTCGCGGTTGGGCCGTGGCATGGCTGATCCTATTGGCAACGTCCACCCTGGCCGCCGCCTCGGACAAGCCGGCGGGGTTTGCGCAGGCGGTCAAGGGGCAGGCCCTGGCCGTCCGGGCCGGACAGTCCCGGCCCATCGAGGCCAAGGATCCGATCTTTTCCGGCGATACCCTGGCCACCAAGGCGGAATCGTCGCTTCAGGCCATCTTCTCGGATGGCACCACTGTGGCCCTGGGACCGGAAAGCCTTTTTTCCGTGGATGAGTACGTCAACGAGTGGGGGCAGGAACACACCCTGTCCAACGAGGTGCGTTTCTCCTACGGACCGGGCGTGTTCCGGGCCGTCACCGGGATCATCGCCCACCGCAATCCGGCCGCATTTTCGGTGCAGACCCCGCTTGGGGCCATCGGCATCCGGGGCACGGAGCTCGGTTCCGTGGTGAGCCCCCCCGCTGAGGCCTCGGGCAAGCCCTATCGCGCCGTCCTGGAAGCGGCCTTCGCCCCGGGGGCGGACGCGGCGGGCATCGTGGCCGTCCTGAAAACCGCCGCATCCGGGTTTACGTCCGCCGAGGCGCACGGGCATCTGGCCGGATCGGCCAAGCGGCCCCTGGTCTTTACGGACAAGTCGGGGAAAAGCGTCAACATGGCCGTGGACCAGGGCGTTACCGTCACGCGGGAACGCGGCGTATCCGAGGCCGGTCCCCTGCCCGTGGCCCTGACGGTTCCCATAAAGAGCACTCCCATCAACACCTCGGCCAGGATTCCGTCCGCATATAAGGCCACGCTTCACGACAACCCGGGATCAAACAAGAGCGACGGTACCGACAGGGATAATAGCAGCCCCTCAAGGAGCGGCGGCGGCTCCAGCACCGGCGCGGGCACAACCGGCGGCACCTCGGGCAGCGGCGGTTCCAGCACCGGCGCGGGCACAACCGGCGGCACCTCGGGCAGCGCAGCGGCGGTTCCAGCACCGGCGCGGGCACAACCGGCGGCACCTCGGGCAGCGGCGGTTCCAGCACCGGCGCGGGCACAACCGGCGGCACCTCGGGCAGCGGCGGTTCCAGCACCGGCGCGGGCACAACCGGCGGCGAAAGCCCGAACAGCTTCTGACCCCGGACCGATCATCCCGGCCGTTGGAGGGATCAACGGCCGTCCTCGGCCCCGGGACGTCCGTTCCGGGGCGCTTTGTTTTTCGAGCGCCCGGCGGGAGCGGGGCATGGTTGCGGCGCGGCCGGCCAGGGGTGGCGATGCCCTGAAGCTGGCATCCGTTTTCCGGAACGATCACACAGTGTTTGTGTGCGCGATGTCGGCAACGCAACGCGTGTCGCGTATTCTTTTCTTGATTTTTTCTGTTATTTCCTGTAATATGACACCGAATTATCAAATCATCTTTGCGTGTGCTTCGCGGTGCGTGACGTCATCCAGCCCAAGGGAGGGAGAGATGGGGGATCATCCGTCGGTTGCGTTGTTTGAGAAAAGCAAGGAGATGGTGACCGCGTACCCTGCGGGAGTCGTCGAGCGGGTTGGAAAGCAAGTCGTTCCCATAGCATTCTTTCCACGAGGGCATGGCCTATGGAAAGAATCTGCGGATGTTTTGCCGCCATTTCCTTATCAGGGGATTATGGCCGTAGCTGAGATTTTTGATTCTGTAGAAAAGAGTGAAGAAATCGAAAGGGAATACAATAGAACAAATGATATAAAATGTTATAATGTTGGGAATCCATTTTGGGAAGGGCTACAAAAAGTGTATAATCTTGCAAAAGGAAATTTGCAAAATACTTTTTTTACTAATGCGTATATGGGTCTGCATGTCGATAAGAAAAAAAATAAATTTCAAAATGAAATTAAAAAACAACAACATTTTGTCAAACAATGTCAAGATTTTTTTAAGTTCCAAGTATCTGTTCAGCAACCAAAATTAATTGTCGCCATTGGGACAAAAGTAACTGATTTTTTATCCTATGTTTCATCTCAGTTGGAATGTTGGAGGGGAAAAGGAATACAAGGTATTCAAGGTGACAGCGTCATATCCAATGTGAAAATAGGCGGTCATTCTTGTGTTGCGTTGTTCATATTAAATCCAGTGTTTCGTTGGATGAACGATCCCAACAGGCATTATAAGAATGAGAAAGGAATTGAAGCAGATGTACTAGAATTTAAAGATGCTTTGAAGGCGGCAGGGCTGTAG
- a CDS encoding 2-oxoacid:ferredoxin oxidoreductase subunit beta, translated as MAEGTQLIHRYLRHNKKFPLVFCPGCGIGIVLGSLVRSVHALGIPKDDMVVVAGIGCSGRIAAYVDFNTVHATHGRALTLATGIKMANPRLTVLAVMGDGDALSIGGNHLIHAARRNIGVTALVVNNFIYGMTGGQCSPTTPFGAYTHTSPHGQMEKSFDVAEMAKAAGANGVYRGTVFHAKALDGLLQRAMTRPGFNLVEALTPCFTQYGRGNKFRSPVEMFRWLKDNVLPREAYDKLADTTGKLPMGVFVERDEPGLETRHEAMRQSLARQKEALA; from the coding sequence ATGGCCGAAGGCACCCAGCTCATCCACAGGTATCTGCGCCACAACAAGAAGTTTCCCCTGGTCTTCTGTCCCGGCTGCGGCATCGGCATCGTCCTGGGGTCGCTGGTGCGTAGCGTCCACGCCCTGGGCATCCCCAAGGACGACATGGTGGTGGTGGCCGGCATCGGCTGCTCGGGCCGCATCGCGGCCTATGTGGACTTCAACACCGTCCACGCCACCCACGGCCGGGCCCTGACCCTGGCCACGGGTATCAAGATGGCCAACCCGCGCCTGACGGTGCTTGCGGTCATGGGCGACGGCGACGCCCTGTCCATCGGCGGCAACCACCTGATCCATGCCGCCCGGCGCAATATCGGGGTCACCGCCCTGGTCGTAAACAACTTCATCTACGGCATGACCGGCGGGCAATGCTCCCCCACCACCCCCTTCGGGGCCTACACCCACACCAGCCCCCACGGCCAGATGGAGAAGTCCTTCGACGTGGCGGAGATGGCCAAAGCCGCCGGGGCCAACGGGGTCTACCGGGGCACGGTGTTCCACGCCAAGGCCCTGGACGGGCTGTTGCAACGGGCCATGACCCGGCCGGGGTTCAATCTGGTGGAGGCCCTGACCCCGTGCTTCACCCAGTACGGCCGGGGCAACAAATTCCGCTCCCCGGTGGAAATGTTCCGCTGGCTGAAGGACAATGTCCTGCCCCGCGAGGCCTACGACAAGCTTGCGGACACAACCGGAAAGCTGCCCATGGGCGTCTTCGTGGAACGGGACGAACCGGGGCTGGAGACGCGCCACGAGGCCATGCGCCAAAGCCTTGCGCGGCAAAAGGAGGCCTTGGCATGA
- a CDS encoding peptidylprolyl isomerase: MKNTHISLARLALVVLAAWLVAGATLGLAMPAWAKGSNPVVRLETSKGIIDIELDKEKAPVTTENFLTYVKEGFYDGLVFHRVINGFMIQGGGMDESMKEKKTHGPIKNEADNGLKNDAYTVAMARTMDPDSATAQFFINVADNDFLNHTAKTPQGWGYAVFGKVVNGKAVVDAIKGLPTMTKGFHENVPVMPIKIVKAEVVEE; the protein is encoded by the coding sequence ATGAAAAATACGCACATCAGCCTTGCGCGGCTGGCCCTGGTCGTTCTCGCGGCCTGGCTGGTCGCGGGCGCAACCCTGGGCCTGGCGATGCCGGCCTGGGCCAAAGGGAGCAACCCCGTGGTCAGACTGGAAACGAGCAAGGGCATCATCGACATCGAACTGGACAAGGAAAAAGCGCCTGTCACCACCGAGAACTTCCTGACCTACGTCAAGGAAGGCTTTTACGACGGGTTGGTGTTCCACCGGGTGATCAACGGCTTCATGATCCAGGGCGGGGGCATGGACGAGTCCATGAAGGAGAAAAAGACCCATGGGCCCATCAAGAACGAGGCCGACAACGGCTTGAAAAACGACGCCTACACCGTGGCCATGGCCCGGACCATGGACCCGGATTCGGCCACGGCCCAGTTTTTCATCAACGTGGCGGACAACGACTTTCTGAACCACACGGCCAAGACCCCGCAGGGCTGGGGCTATGCGGTGTTCGGCAAGGTGGTGAACGGCAAGGCCGTGGTGGATGCCATCAAGGGCCTGCCGACCATGACCAAGGGATTTCACGAGAACGTGCCGGTCATGCCCATCAAGATCGTCAAGGCCGAGGTGGTGGAAGAGTAG